The Pseudomonas putida nucleotide sequence ACGGGAACGACGCGATGCAGATGCTGGATGAAGATGCTCCCGTGAAGCCGGCCGCGCTCCCCAGCAGCGGCCTGGCCGTGCCGCTTCGCGAATTCAACCTGCTGCGCTGGTTTTCGGTGATCAGCCTGCTGATCATTGCGTCGGTGGCCGGCGGTCTCGGCTACGTGTCGACCCGCTTCGTGGTGCGCGACAGCGTAGAGCGCGATGCCATGCTAACCGCCCAGTTCATTCAAGCCATGGCCCTGGGCGAAGTGCGTCATTCGCAGCTGCCACCCGGTTCCACCATGGGCGAACTGCTTGACCCACGCCTGGATCAACAGCACCTGCAGGTCAGTCCGGCCCTGGCCGAGTCGACCCGGATCGAGTTTCTCGACCACGTCGAGCACTTGCCCGATATCTTGCTGGCCAACGCTTATGCCCGTGATCGCACCATCGTCTGGTCCACCAATCCTGAGCTTATCGGCAAGCGTATCGAAGCCGACGGTGACCTGGACCGCGCCTTCCACTCGCGCAAGGCGGTATCTGCCAGTTACCACAAGGCCGAGGACGACCGGGAAGAGCAGAAGTTCTTGCGCGAGCCCAAGTACCTGTTCATCGAAAACTACATCCCCTTGTACGACAGCCAGGGCGAGCAGGTCATGGCCATGGTCGAGATCTACAAGGAGCCGCAGGACCTGGTGCGGCGTATCCAGCGTGGTTACGTGCTGATCTGGGCCTCGACCCTGGTGGGCGGCGCACTGATCTACTTCGGCCTGTTCTGGATCGTGCGCCGCGCCGCGCACATGCTGCAGCAGCAACAGGACCGGCTGGTGGCCAGCGAAACCTATGTAGCATTGGGCGAGATGTCTTCCGCCGTGGCCCACAGCTTGCGCAATCCGCTGGCCAACATCCGCTCCAGCGCCGAGCTGGCCGAGGAAATCGCCAGCCCGCTGGCGCAGAAGAACATCAATGACATCATCACCCAGGTCGACCGTATGTCGCGCTGGGTGCGTGAGCTGCTGGTGTCGCTGCGCCCGGCCAGCGATAACGCCGAGGCGGTGGACCTGGTGGCGGCTATCGAAGATACCCACCAGGCCTTTGCCCAGCAGATCGAGCGCAATGGCGTGCGCTTCAGCTTCGAAGGGCCGCAGGCGCAGTGGGTAGCCAGCCAGCCCCTGCAATTGACGCAGATTCTCAACAGCCTGTTTTCCAATGCCCTGGAAGCCATGCCCAAGGGCGGCGTCCTGCATGCACAGGTCAGCCTGCAGGATGGCCAGCGCGCGCAGCTGCTGCTCAGCGACACCGGCAAGGGCATGAGCCAACAGCAGGAAAGAATGGTGTTCAAGCCATTCTTCACGACCAAGCAGGGCGGCCTCGGCGTAGGCCTGGCCCTGGTCAAGCGGATCATGGAACGGTTTGGCGGCTCGGTCAGCCTGAGCAGCCGTGAAGAGGAAGGAACCCGCGTCAGCCTCACTTTCAATATCGCAGCGGGAGGGGACCATGGAGCACAGCATCCTGGTAGTTGAGGATGACGAAATCCTCGGCGACAACATTCGCACCTACCTCAGCCTCAAGGGCTTCGAGGTGACGCTCTGCCACAGCGCGGAGCTGGCGCTGGAGCAGATCAAGCGGGCTCAGCCCGATGCGGTACTGACCGACAACTCGCTGCCGGGCATGAGCGGGCACGACCTGCTGCGTACCCTGGTGGAGCAGGCGCCTGACCTGAAAGTGATCATGATGACCGGTTACGGCAATGTCGAAGATGCCGTGCAGGCCATGAAGGAGGGCGCGTTCCACTACCTGACCAAACCAGTGGTGCTGGCCGAGCTCAAGCTGACCCTGGAAAAGGCCCTGGCGGCCGAGCGCATGGAGCGCACCCTGTCGTTCTACCAGGAGCGGGAGGCGCAGAAGTCGGGTTTGCAGGCCTTGATTGGTGAGTCACCGGCGATGCTCAGCCTCAAGCACACCTTGCAGCAAGTGCTCGATGCCGAGCGGCGCATGGCCAGCGACGATCTGCCGCCAGTGCTGGTCGAAGGCGAGACCGGTACCGGCAAGGAGCTGGTCGCACGCGCGCTGCATTTCGACGGCTCGCGCAGCAAGGGACCGTTCATTGAGTTCAACTGCGCCTCGATCCCGGCCAACCTACTCGAGGCCGAGCTGTTCGGCCATGAAAAGGGCGCGTTCACGGATGCCAAGGAACGCCGCGTGGGCCTGGTGGAAGCGGCCGATGGCGGCACGTTGTTCCTCGATGAGATCGGTGAGATGGACCTGGTGCTGCAGGCCAAGCTGCTCAAGTTGCTGGAAGACCGCAGCATCCGCCGCATCGGTGCGGTCAAGGAGCGCAAGGTCGACCTGCGGGTGATCAGCGCCACCAACTGCAACCTTGAGCAGATGGTGCAGCAAGGCAAGTTCCGCCGTGACCTGTTCTTCCGCCTGCGCATCATTGCCCTGAAAGTGCCGCGCCTGCATGCCCGAGGGCAGGATGTGCTGCTCTTGGCCCGGCATTTCCTGGCTCACCACGGGCGCCGCTATGGCAAGCCGAACTTGCGCTTCAGCGCTGAAGCCGAAGCATTGATGCTCGGCTACACCTGGCCGGGGAATGTGCGCGAGCTGCGCAACATGCTGGAGCAGACCGTGTTACTGGCACCGAATGAAGTGGTTCAGGCGCACCAGCTGAACTTGTGTCTGACTCTGGTCGATGAACCGCTGGTGGCGCAGCCCATGGCGACGGTGTACGAAATGCCACGGCATGAGCCGGAGGCGGGCACCAGCCTGCCGGACATGGAGCGCGACCTGGTGTGCAAGACCCTGGATCGTACCGACTGGAATGTCACCAAGTCGGCGCGGATGCTGGGCCTGTCGCGGGACATGCTGCGTTACCGCATCGAGAAGCTGGGGCTTACCCGGCCCGACAAGCGCCAGTGGTAAGACCAGGGGCGCAGTGCGCCCCTGGGGTTCTATTGCTGACTGCCGCCTGAATTGCTCCCGCCTTCTCGGCCAGTGCCTTCCGAGCCGCTGCCATCCATCCCCGGCAAGTCGCGGTTGTCATTCTGCTTGGCCGGTGGGCTTTCTGGATCATTGCCCTGGATGCGCGGGTCGGTATCCCGCGGCATGGGCTTCTCTATGGGGTTCAGGGTACTGTCGACACCCGGTTGAGGCGCCGGGTTGTGCGGATCATCGGGGTAGGTCGGCCCGGTGCCGACC carries:
- a CDS encoding sensor histidine kinase is translated as MQMLDEDAPVKPAALPSSGLAVPLREFNLLRWFSVISLLIIASVAGGLGYVSTRFVVRDSVERDAMLTAQFIQAMALGEVRHSQLPPGSTMGELLDPRLDQQHLQVSPALAESTRIEFLDHVEHLPDILLANAYARDRTIVWSTNPELIGKRIEADGDLDRAFHSRKAVSASYHKAEDDREEQKFLREPKYLFIENYIPLYDSQGEQVMAMVEIYKEPQDLVRRIQRGYVLIWASTLVGGALIYFGLFWIVRRAAHMLQQQQDRLVASETYVALGEMSSAVAHSLRNPLANIRSSAELAEEIASPLAQKNINDIITQVDRMSRWVRELLVSLRPASDNAEAVDLVAAIEDTHQAFAQQIERNGVRFSFEGPQAQWVASQPLQLTQILNSLFSNALEAMPKGGVLHAQVSLQDGQRAQLLLSDTGKGMSQQQERMVFKPFFTTKQGGLGVGLALVKRIMERFGGSVSLSSREEEGTRVSLTFNIAAGGDHGAQHPGS
- a CDS encoding sigma-54-dependent transcriptional regulator produces the protein MEHSILVVEDDEILGDNIRTYLSLKGFEVTLCHSAELALEQIKRAQPDAVLTDNSLPGMSGHDLLRTLVEQAPDLKVIMMTGYGNVEDAVQAMKEGAFHYLTKPVVLAELKLTLEKALAAERMERTLSFYQEREAQKSGLQALIGESPAMLSLKHTLQQVLDAERRMASDDLPPVLVEGETGTGKELVARALHFDGSRSKGPFIEFNCASIPANLLEAELFGHEKGAFTDAKERRVGLVEAADGGTLFLDEIGEMDLVLQAKLLKLLEDRSIRRIGAVKERKVDLRVISATNCNLEQMVQQGKFRRDLFFRLRIIALKVPRLHARGQDVLLLARHFLAHHGRRYGKPNLRFSAEAEALMLGYTWPGNVRELRNMLEQTVLLAPNEVVQAHQLNLCLTLVDEPLVAQPMATVYEMPRHEPEAGTSLPDMERDLVCKTLDRTDWNVTKSARMLGLSRDMLRYRIEKLGLTRPDKRQW